A genomic region of Arachis hypogaea cultivar Tifrunner chromosome 5, arahy.Tifrunner.gnm2.J5K5, whole genome shotgun sequence contains the following coding sequences:
- the LOC112802024 gene encoding pentatricopeptide repeat-containing protein At2g15690, mitochondrial, whose product MLTLKVAYPFDFDIRYYSSAIVPYSLQNQNSMELKLHSSMASLAPVPRKLNTVISSHSKLPHFSPPKPSNCSLPSTPLCSYAVPDSKNPTTNSNKVQPRRKNATPTGRFAQKTQTSRKENLPREPKPKLDNTHNRVDQNRQNALFDATTLNVNLIELCEEGKLAEAMELMGQGSVADYGVFLAMLNLCEGMRSLEYGKRVHEFLRRSRFRGEVELNNRLIGMYGKCGNMNIARKVFDRMPERNMSSWHLMIIGYTENGAGDDALLVFQEMKEAGIRPESETFALVLAACAREEAVEEGLLHFESMKEYGIVPTMDHYKEVINILGNAGQLNEAEEFIESKPFQPEDDIWEALRNFARIHGDMDLEDRAEELLACLNPSKAIADKLPTPPRKKQSAINMLEEKNRVAEYRCAVPYKEADEKLKGLSGQMREAGYVPDTRYVLHDIDEEEKEKALQYHSERLAIAYGLISTPPRTTLRIIKNLRICGDCHNAIKIMSKIVGRELIVRDNKRFHHFRDGKCSCGDYW is encoded by the coding sequence ATGTTAACTCTAAAAGTAGCCTATCCGTTTGATTTCGATATCCGATAttattcttctgcaattgttccaTACAGCCTCCAAAATCAGAACTCCATGGAGCTCAAACTCCACTCATCAATGGCGTCACTGGCACCCGTTCCCCGCAAATTAAACACCGTCATCTCATCCCATTCCAAACTCCCACACTTCTCTCCTCCGAAGCCCTCCAATTGCTCTCTCCCTTCCACTCCTCTATGCTCCTACGCCGTTCCCGATTCCAAGAACCCCACCACCAACAGCAACAAGGTCCAACCCCGTCGTAAAAACGCCACCCCCACTGGTCGTTTCGCTCAAAAGACCCAAACTTCACGGAAGGAGAATCTTCCCAGAGAACCAAAACCCAAACTTGATAATACTCATAATAGGGTCGACCAGAACCGCCAAAACGCGCTGTTTGATGCAACCACCCTGAACGTTAATTTGATTGAGTTGTGCGAAGAGGGTAAGCTTGCTGAAGCTATGGAACTCATGGGTCAAGGTTCTGTTGCTGATTATGGTGTTTTTCTGGCCATGTTGAATTTGTGCGAGGGTATGAGGTCGCTTGAGTATGGGAAAAGGGTTCATGAGTTCTTGAGAAGATCGAGGTTTCGAGGGGAGGTTGAATTGAACAACAGGTTGATTGGAATGTATGGGAAATGTGGTAACATGAATATTGCACGCAAGGTGTTTGATCGAATGCCAGAGAGAAACATGAGTTCTTGGCACTTGATGATCATTGGATACACTGAAAATGGAGCTGGTGATGATGCTTTGTTGGTTTTTCAGGAGATGAAGGAGGCAGGGATACGGCCTGAGAGTGAAACTTTTGCATTGGTTTTGGCTGCGTGTGCAAGGGAAGAAGCTGTAGAGGAAGGATTATTGCACTTTGAATCAATGAAGGAGTATGGAATTGTTCCCACCATGGATCATTACAAGGAGGTTATTAACATTCTGGGGAATGCCGGTCAGTTGAATGAAGCTGAGGAGTTCATTGAGAGTAAGCCATTTCAGCCTGAAGATGACATTTGGGAGGCTCTTCGAAATTTTGCTAGGATTCATGGAGATATGGATCTTGAGGATCGTGCGGAGGAGTTGTTGGCATGTCTCAATCCTTCAAAGGCCATTGCTGATAAGCTTCCAACACCTCCAAGGAAGAAACAGTCTGCAATTAACATGCTAGAGGAGAAGAATAGAGTGGCCGAGTATCGGTGTGCCGTTCCGTATAAAGAGGCTGATGAGAAATTGAAGGGATTGAGTGGCCAGATGAGGGAAGCAGGTTATGTGCCTGATACAAGATATGTTCTCCATGACATTGAtgaggaagaaaaagagaaggccTTGCAATATCATAGCGAGCGATTGGCCATTGCTTATGGTCTAATCAGCACTCCCCCGAGAACTACACTTCGGATAATAAAGAATCTGCGTATTTGTGGTGACTGCCACAATGCAATCAAAATCATGTCCAAGATCGTCGGACGGGAGCTTATTGTCAGGGATAACAAACGATTCCATCATTTTAGAGATGGAAAATGCTCATGCGGAGATTATTGGTAG
- the LOC112802025 gene encoding mitochondrial carrier protein CoAc2 has translation MGIKRGAEEGKAMVVDDVLDSMPLFAKELLAGGTAGGFAKTVVAPLERVKILFQTRRAEFHSSGLVGSVSRIAKTEGFLGFYRGNGASVARIIPYAALHYMSYEEYRRWIMLTFPDVSKGPTLDLMAGSLSGGTAVLFTYPLDLIRTKLAYQVVSPEKLNVSGMVHNEQVYRGIQDCFAKTYREGGIRGLYRGVAPTLVGIFPYAGLKFYFYEEMKRHVPEEYKKSIMVKLTCGSVAGLLGQTFTYPLEVVRRQMQVQTLLASDNAELKGIMKSLVVIARNQGWKQLFSGLSINYIKVVPSVAIGFTVYDTMKSYLRVPSRDDAAVEVVTNKRISQPSSQTQ, from the exons ATGGGAATCAAAAGAGGAGCAGAAGAAGGTAAAGCCATGGTGGTTGATGATGTCTTGGACTCCATGCCCCTCTTCGCTAAGGAGCTTCTTGCGGGTGGCACAGCTGGTGGTTTCGCCAAAACCGTCGTTGCCCCACTCGAACGTGTCAAAATCCTCTTCCAG ACGCGAAGAGCTGAGTTTCACAGCTCAGGACTTGTTGGATCAGTCAGCAGAATTGCCAAGACCGAAGGCTTTTTAGGTTTCTACAG AGGAAATGGAGCAAGTGTTGCAAGGATTATACCTTATGCAGCACTTCATTATATGTCCTATGAGGAATACCGCAGATGGATCATGCTTACTTTCCCTGATGTTTCGAAAGGCCCTACCCTTGATCTCATGGCAGGCTCATTATCCGGAGGGACGGCTGTTCTTTTTACGTATCCTCTCGACTTGATTCGGACTAAGTTAGCTTATCAG GTTGTTAGTCCAGAAAAGTTGAATGTTTCAGGGATGGTTCATAATGAACAAGTTTATAGAGGGATCCAAGATTGCTTTGCAAAAACTTACAGAGAAGGTGGCATTAGAGGTCTCTATAGGGGAGTAG CTCCAACGCTTGTCGGAATATTCCCGTATGCTGGTTTGAAGTTTTACTTCTACGAAGAAATGAAGCGCCATGTCCCTGAGGAGTACAAGAAAAGCATTATGGTGAAACTCACATGTGGATCCGTAGCAGGTCTATTGGGGCAGACCTTCACATATCCTCTTGAAGTTGTTAGGAGGCAAATGCAG GTTCAAACTCTGCTGGCATCTGATAATGCAGAACTGAAGGGGATTATGAAATCACTTGTTGTGATTGCTCGAAATCAGGGCTGGAAGCAGCTGTTCTCAGGGCTCAGCATCAATTACATAAAG GTTGTTCCATCAGTGGCAATTGGGTTTACCGTTTATGATACCATGAAATCATACCTGAGAGTTCCATCAAGAGATGATGCTGCAGTTGAAGTGGTAACCAATAAAAGAATCAGCCAACCATCGTCGCAGACACAGTAA